The Pyrus communis chromosome 14, drPyrComm1.1, whole genome shotgun sequence sequence aatcaaatctTTTTACTGGCCTTTTATACAGTGGTTGCAGGTCATAAGAAAATTTTGGCAATCTATATTTGTGCATCTGTGATTAAGATAAAGGATTTGAGGTGTAATGGGCTATCTGTTTCTTTGATTGGGGTGACTCAGTTTATAGCTAGTTTGGTGAGCTAATATAGGGTTCGCATAGCTGATTTTCCACCAAGCAAAATAAAAGAGTACGTAGGATATATCTAATATGTGCATTTTGTCTTTGTGGATGGAGAACTGATGTCCTATTGTGGAGTTAAAGGAAGATATGTCGAGAAGGATGTTTGAATGGACTAGATGGGCTATTGCTAATGTCATAACAGTTTCCCTTCTCTTTACGTATTTAATGTTTCTTTGTTACTTTCCATGCGTACAGCATGTGTAAGTTGGTCCTGTCCCCTTGGCATTTCAATAAAATCTTTTCAAAATGGTGCTGTGACTTGATTCTAGTTTTGTGCAGACAAAAAATAACAGCCCTGCCGCTCAGGAGAAATGTATTACTCGCCTACTGCTCTATCATTTTTGTGTCAATCTGCCAGTTATGATTGCTTCATACCCCGTCTTCAAATTCATGGGCATGCGCAGTAGTCTTCCATTGCCGTCCTGGTATTTTCAGGTTCTTTATATGCTAAAGCATATTTTCTCGGACATTGTGGAGTTTGATGCCATTATCATGAACccatttaaaattaacaaagacCCTAAACTTTTCCCTTTCTGAACAATTTAGGCTTTTAAATGCTTAGTTCCGTAATTCTTCATTTGGTTTGGCAGGAAAGTTGTTTCCACTCAGATCATTTTCTACTTCATCCTAGAGGATTTCGTGTTCTACTGGGGACATAGGGTTCTGCATACAAAATGGTTGTACAAGCATGTGCACAGCGTCCATCACGAGTAAGTGAGAGTTATGAGTAACTTACTCGATGCTAAGGGTATTTACTAAGGTTATTTTTTAGCTGTATTTCAGTGAACTCCTGATCGAGTAATAAAATGTGTGCAGATATGCTACACCTTTTGGGCTGACTTCTGAATATGCTCATCCGGCTGAGATATTATTTCTTGGCTTTGCCACCATTATTGGTCCTGCCATTACTGGTCCCCATCTGATTACTCTGTGGTTATGGATGGTACTTAGAGTTCTGGAGACGGTCGAGGCACATTGTGGTTACCATTTCCCATGGAGCCTCTCAAATTTTTTACCGTTGTATGGAGGGTGAGTGTATTTTTCTGTACTTGGTAATTTTTAGCAATGTGTATATTGTCGATTTGGTCCTTTTGTTGCTGAACTGTTTCTGCTTTCATCATACAGTGCTGATTTTCACGACTACCACCACCGTTTGCTTTACACCAAGTCTGGCAATTATTCATCGACTTTTGTTTACATGGACAGGTAATTTTTAGTATGTGCTGCTTAAAGCATTTAAACTATAGTAATTTCTGGTCTATCTCCGAACCATTTTAGTGAAATGACTATGAAgtaatttcttcactttttttttttctttcagccGATTGTCAAGATTTGAAATAAGTAATTTAACAAGGATACGTGTTACTAGTCTAACATGAAACCAAATTTCGTTCATTTTAAGATCAACTGCCT is a genomic window containing:
- the LOC137715865 gene encoding methylsterol monooxygenase 2-2 isoform X2 translates to MIASYPVFKFMGMRSSLPLPSWKVVSTQIIFYFILEDFVFYWGHRVLHTKWLYKHVHSVHHEYATPFGLTSEYAHPAEILFLGFATIIGPAITGPHLITLWLWMVLRVLETVEAHCGYHFPWSLSNFLPLYGGADFHDYHHRLLYTKSGNYSSTFVYMDRIFGTDTGYRKLKELKRAGVEDDCKEM
- the LOC137715865 gene encoding methylsterol monooxygenase 2-2 isoform X1 encodes the protein MASIVESGWRYLITNFNDFQLACLGSFFLHESVFFLSGLPFIYLERAGWLSKYKIQTKNNSPAAQEKCITRLLLYHFCVNLPVMIASYPVFKFMGMRSSLPLPSWKVVSTQIIFYFILEDFVFYWGHRVLHTKWLYKHVHSVHHEYATPFGLTSEYAHPAEILFLGFATIIGPAITGPHLITLWLWMVLRVLETVEAHCGYHFPWSLSNFLPLYGGADFHDYHHRLLYTKSGNYSSTFVYMDRIFGTDTGYRKLKELKRAGVEDDCKEM